A portion of the Musa acuminata AAA Group cultivar baxijiao chromosome BXJ1-1, Cavendish_Baxijiao_AAA, whole genome shotgun sequence genome contains these proteins:
- the LOC135678071 gene encoding 26S proteasome non-ATPase regulatory subunit 1 homolog A-like — protein sequence MAVVSSASGLIAMLHEPHPALKLHALDKLNSLVHLFWPEISTSVPTIESLYEDEEFDQRQLAALVVSKVFYYLGELNDSLSYALGAGPLFDVSEDTDYAHTLLAKALDEYASLRSKAAKSSEEESKMDPRLEAIVERMLDKCILDGKYQQAMGMAIECRRLDKLEEAITHSDNVHGALSYCITLSHSFVNHREYRCEVLRLLVKIYQRLPSPDYLSICQCLMFLNEPDTVATILEKLLSGSKDDALLAFQIAFDLEENEHQAFLLNLKSRLVGSKSQAVDHVNPEQGSSAPTSENGNATADNAVAASEDVHMTEESHTANGTSQDINQTDAAYNERLAKIKGILSGETSIQLTLQFLYSHNRSDLLILKTIKQSVEMRNSVCHSATICANAIMHAGTTVDTFLRENLEWLSRATNWAKFSATAGLGVIHGGHLQQGRSLMAPYLPQTGAVGGGSPYSEGGALYALGLIHANHGEGIKQFLRESLRNTNAEVIQHGACLGLGLAALGTADEVIFEDVKNVLYTDSAVAGEAAGISMGLLMVGTASEKATEMLAYAHDTQHEKIIRGLALGIALTVYGREEQADTLIEQMTRDQDPIIRYGGMYALALGYRGTSNNKAIHQLLHFAVSDVSDDVRRTAVLALGFVLYSEPEQTPRIVSLLSESYNPHVRYGAALAVGISCAGTGLSDAISLLEPLTSDVVDFVRQGALIAMAMVMIQTNESCDSRVGTFRRQLEKIILDKHEDTMSKMGAILASGILDAGGRNVTIKLLSKTKHDKITAVVGLAVFSQFWYWYPLLYFISLAFSPTAFIGLNYDLKVPKFEFLSNAKPSLFEYPRPTAPPTSTSAIKMPTAVLSTAAKAKSKAKKDAEHKAALEKPSSDDTSSGSTSGKTNKSSEKDTDAMQVDSASEKKVEPEPSYEVLTNPARVVPAQEKYIRFLEESRYVPVKLAPSGFVLLKDLQPTEVEVLTLSDAPTTLPSNVGGAATATTGQQGSGSSAMAVDEEPQPPQPFEYSG from the exons ATGGCGGTGGTAAGCTCGGCGAGTGGCCTTATTGCGATGCTCCACGAGCCGCACCCGGCGCTGAAGCTTCACGCCCTCGACAAGCTTAACTCCCTCGTCCACCTCTTCTGGCCCGAGATCTCCACTAGCGTCCCGACCAT TGAAAGTTTATATGAAGATGAGGAGTTTGATCAGAGGCAACTTGCTGCATTGGTGGTGTCCAAG GTGTTCTACTACCTTGGAGAACTTAATGACTCATTATCTTATGCTCTTGGTGCTGGACCCCTGTTTGATGTATCAGAAGACACAGATTATGCTCATACTCTCTTAG CCAAAGCGCTAGACGAATATGCCAGCCTCAGGTCTAAAGCAGCAAAATCAAGTGAAGAGGAGTCAAAGATGGATCCTAGGTTGGAAGCTATAGTGGAAAGGATGCTAGACAA GTGCATTTTGGATGGAAAATATCAGCAAGCCATGGGAATGGCCATTGAGTGTAGGAGACTGGATAAGCTTGAGGAAGCTATTACTCATAGCGATAATGTTCACGGTGCACTTTCGTACTGCATCACTCTTTCACATTCTTTCGTTAATCACAGAGAATATCGTTGTGAG GTTCTCCGTCTGCTTGTTAAAATATATCAAAGGTTGCCTTCTCCTGATTATCTAAGCATTTGCCAATGTCTCATGTTTTTGAATGAACCTGACACTGTTGCGACCATTTTGGAGAAGCTACTATCTGGGAGCAAG GATGATGCACTTCTTGCATTTCAGATTGCTTTTGATCTTGAGGAAAATGAACACCAAGCCTTTCTATTAAATCTGAAAAGTCGTTTGGTTGGCTCGAAATCCCAAGCTGTAGATCATGTGAACCCTGAACAAGGGTCTAGTGCACCAACTTCAGAGAACGGGAATGCCACTGCTGACAATGCAGTTGCTGCATCTGAGGATGTTCACATGACAGAAGAATCTCATACTGCCAATGGGACTTCACAAGATATCAATCAAACTGATGCTGCATATAATGAGAGACTTGCAAAGATAAAAGGAATTTTATCAGGAGAGACTTCAATACAATTGACTCTACAATTTTTATATAGTCACAATAG GTCGGACCTTTTGATTCTTAAGACGATAAAGCAGTCTGTGGAAATGAGAAATAGTGTCTGCCACAGTGCAACAATATGCGCCAACGCAATAATGCATGCTGGAACAACTGTGGATACCTTTCTTAGAGAAAACCTG GAATGGCTTAGTAGGGCAACGAACTGGGCTAAGTTCAGTGCTACAGCCGGACTGGGGGTCATCCATGGAGGCCATCTGCAGCAAGGCAGGTCTCTGATGGCACCTTATCTCCCTCAAACTGGTGCTGTTGGTGGAGGCAGCCCTTACTCAGAAGGTGGTGCCCTTTATGCTCTTGGGTTAATTCATGCCAACCATGGAGAAGGCATAAAACAATTTCTCCGTGAAAGCCTGCGGAATACTAATGCTGAG GTCATCCAGCATGGTGCATGCTTGGGACTGGGGTTGGCAGCCTTGGGAACAGCAGATGAAGTAATATTTGAAGATGTCAAAAATGTACTTTATACAGATAGTGCTGTGGCTGGTGAAGCTGCTGGCATTAGCATGGGACTTCTTATGGTTGGGACTGCAAGTGAGAAGGCAACTGAGATGCTTGCATATGCACATGATACACAACATGAAAAGATCATAAG gggCTTAGCTCTTGGAATTGCATTGACAGTATATGGAAGGGAAGAACAGGCTGATACATTGATTGAGCAAATGACTAGAGATCAAGATCCTATTATCCGTTATGGTGGCATGTATGCTTTGGCTTTAGGTTATAGGGGGACATCAAACAACAAGGCCATCCATCAGTTGCTTCATTTTGCTGTGTCGGATGTAAGTGATGATGTTCGCAGGACAGCTGTTCTAGCCCTTGgatttgtcctatattctgaaCCTGAACAG ACCCCAAGAATTGTTTCCCTGCTATCAGAGTCTTACAACCCACATGTCCGATATGGTGCAGCTCTAGCAGTTGGCATTTCCTGTGCTGGTACTGGTTTAAGCGATGCCATTTCTTTGCTAGAGCCTTTGACGTCTGATGTCGTGGATTTTGTTCGCCAAGGAGCCCTCATAGCTATGGCTATGGTTATGATTCAGACTAATGAATCCTGTGACTCTCGTGTTGGGACTttcag GCGGCAATTAGAGAAGATAATTCTTGATAAGCATGAAGATACGATGAGCAAGATGGGTGCTATATTGGCTTCTGGAATTCTTGACGCCGGTGGAAGGAATGTAACTATTAAACTGCTTTCTAAAACTAAGCATGATAAAATCACAGCTGTTGTTGGGCTTGCAGTTTTCAGCCAGTTCTGGTATTGGTATCCCCTTCTCTATTTTATAAGCCTCGCGTTCTCCCCAACTGCCTTTATTGGACTTAACTATGATCTGAAAGTTCCAAAATTTGAGTTCTTATCAAATGCAAAGCCTTCCCTATTTGAATACCCCCGCCCAACCGCACCTCCCACTTCGACTTCAGCTATCAAGATGCCCACCGCTGTTTTGTCAACAGCAGCAAAAGCAAAGTCTAAAGCTAAAAAGGATGCTGAACATAAAGCTGCTTTGGAGAAGCCATCGAGTGATGATACATCTAGTGGTTCAACTTCTGGAAAGACGAATAAATCTTCTGAGAAGGATACTGATGCAATGCAG GTGGATAGTGCTTCGGAAAAGAAGGTGGAGCCTGAACCGTCTTATGAAGTTCTGACGAATCCAGCCAGGGTTGTCCCTGCACAAGAAAAGTACATCAGATTTTTGGAGGAAAGTAGATATGTTCCCGTTAAGTTAGCACCCTCTGGTTTTGTGCTTCTCAAGGATCTACAGCCAACCGAAGTTGAGGTACTCACACTTTCTGATGCACCAACGACCTTGCCATCCAACGTTGGGGGTGCTGCAACGGCCACAACCGGTCAGCAGGGATCAGGGTCTTCAGCAATGGCAGTAGATGAGGAGCCTCAGCCCCCACAACCTTTCGAGTATTCTGGATGA